From the genome of Haloterrigena sp. KLK7, one region includes:
- the psmB gene encoding archaeal proteasome endopeptidase complex subunit beta, translated as MNNWTQGSTPQGDDPSPYEPELGSLPDDSRGDERGDTVNKTGTTTIGIATDEGVVIATDMRASLGGRFVSNKNVQKVEQIHPTAALTLVGSVGGAQSFIRTLRSEVNLYGSRRGEPMPIEALATLAGNFARGGPFRAINPILGGVDSEGSHVYSIDPAGGVMEDDYTVTGSGMQLAYGLLEQEYEEGLSLEEAQSVAARAIKSAVERDTGSGNGVFLAEVTDEGVDIQGHDDFDAVI; from the coding sequence ATGAATAACTGGACCCAGGGATCGACCCCGCAGGGGGACGACCCGTCGCCGTACGAGCCCGAGCTCGGGTCGCTCCCCGACGATAGCCGGGGAGACGAGCGCGGCGATACCGTCAACAAGACCGGGACGACGACCATCGGCATCGCGACCGACGAGGGCGTCGTGATCGCGACGGACATGCGCGCCAGCCTCGGCGGGCGGTTCGTCTCGAACAAGAACGTCCAGAAGGTCGAGCAGATTCACCCGACCGCCGCGTTAACGCTCGTCGGCTCGGTCGGCGGCGCCCAGTCGTTCATCCGAACGCTGCGCTCCGAGGTCAACCTCTACGGGTCCCGACGCGGCGAGCCGATGCCCATCGAGGCGCTGGCGACGCTGGCGGGCAACTTCGCCCGCGGCGGCCCGTTCCGAGCGATCAACCCCATCCTCGGCGGCGTCGATAGCGAGGGCAGCCACGTCTACAGCATCGACCCCGCCGGCGGCGTCATGGAGGACGACTACACCGTCACCGGCTCCGGGATGCAACTCGCCTACGGCCTCCTCGAACAGGAGTACGAGGAGGGCCTCTCGCTCGAGGAGGCACAGTCGGTCGCGGCCCGTGCGATCAAGAGCGCCGTCGAGCGCGACACCGGCTCCGGCAACGGCGTCTTCCTCGCCGAAGTCACGGACGAGGGCGTCGACATTCAGGGCCACGACGACTTCGACGCGGTCATCTAG